A genome region from Alkalimarinus coralli includes the following:
- a CDS encoding metalloregulator ArsR/SmtB family transcription factor, with protein sequence MAKQKVLFLCTGNSARSQIAEVLLRQAAGDTFDVYSAGTKPQTVHPETIKILEKFGVTASDLRSKDISEFDGWDFDYVISLCDKARQECRIVPSSGKRLEWSFEDPQFRAGPNPFGATLNEISNRISMFVLIETKTTPVPLGLDPILFFKSLTDEVRLRCLMLIQYEGELCVCEMMAALDEIQPKVSRHLALLKKNGLLVDRRQGQWMYYRVNPELPSWAKTVVSEATENNVAFIEGCLRRLESMGERPERQRERCKVSD encoded by the coding sequence ATGGCTAAACAGAAAGTCTTATTCCTCTGTACGGGCAACTCCGCTCGCTCTCAAATAGCTGAGGTACTCTTGCGCCAAGCTGCTGGCGATACCTTCGACGTGTATAGCGCTGGCACAAAACCCCAGACGGTACACCCTGAAACTATCAAGATACTGGAAAAGTTTGGTGTGACGGCTTCGGATTTGCGTTCAAAAGACATCTCCGAGTTTGACGGTTGGGATTTTGACTACGTCATTTCCCTCTGTGACAAAGCGCGCCAGGAGTGCCGCATCGTGCCAAGCTCAGGAAAAAGACTTGAGTGGAGCTTTGAAGATCCACAGTTTCGCGCAGGCCCAAACCCGTTTGGCGCTACGTTAAATGAGATCAGTAATCGAATTTCGATGTTTGTGCTCATAGAGACAAAAACAACACCAGTGCCGCTTGGGTTAGACCCCATCCTGTTTTTCAAAAGCCTAACCGATGAAGTGCGACTTCGTTGCCTCATGCTTATTCAATATGAAGGGGAGCTATGTGTTTGTGAAATGATGGCGGCTCTGGATGAAATCCAACCTAAGGTGTCGCGCCACCTGGCATTACTGAAGAAAAACGGTTTGTTAGTTGATAGAAGACAAGGTCAGTGGATGTACTATCGAGTGAATCCTGAATTACCCAGTTGGGCAAAGACCGTTGTATCTGAAGCCACAGAAAACAACGTGGCATTTATTGAGGGCTGTTTGCGCCGGTTAGAGTCGATGGGAGAAAGGCCTGAAAGACAACGCGAACGCTGTAAAGTTTCTGACTAA
- the glyA gene encoding serine hydroxymethyltransferase, translating to MFTRDMTIAGFDDEVFAAIEAEAKRQEEHIELIASENYTSPRVMEAQGSVLTNKYAEGYPGKRYYGGCEHVDVIEQLAIDRAKELFGADYANVQPHSGSQANAAVYMALCEPGDTILGMSLAHGGHLTHGASVSFSGRIYNAVQYGLNAETGEIDYDQVAELAREHKPKMIVAGFSAYSRVVDWQRFRDIADEVGAYLFVDMAHVAGLIAAGVYPSPVNIADVTTTTTHKTLGGPRGGLILAKADEALEKKLNFAVFPESQGGPLMHVIAAKAVCFKEAMSDEFKAYQQQVANNAKAMVSVFMDRGIDIVSNGTDDHLFLVDLISKDITGKDADAALGRANITVNKNAVPNDPRSPFVTSGLRIGTPAVTRRGFKEAEVSDLAGWICDILDDINNEEVIASTKEKVTALCAKYPVYAG from the coding sequence ATGTTTACTCGAGATATGACTATTGCTGGGTTTGATGATGAAGTGTTTGCTGCGATAGAAGCAGAAGCAAAACGTCAGGAAGAACATATTGAACTGATAGCGTCAGAAAACTACACCAGCCCTCGAGTCATGGAAGCGCAGGGTTCTGTTTTAACCAACAAATACGCAGAAGGCTACCCGGGTAAGCGCTATTATGGCGGTTGTGAGCATGTAGATGTTATTGAGCAACTGGCGATTGATCGTGCAAAAGAGTTGTTTGGTGCAGACTATGCGAATGTTCAGCCCCACTCAGGATCTCAAGCCAATGCAGCCGTGTATATGGCGCTTTGCGAACCAGGCGATACTATTCTCGGAATGAGTCTTGCGCATGGTGGACATTTAACCCATGGTGCCTCAGTCAGTTTTTCTGGGCGTATTTATAACGCAGTTCAGTATGGTTTAAATGCAGAAACCGGTGAAATTGATTATGACCAGGTAGCTGAACTCGCTCGTGAGCATAAACCCAAAATGATCGTCGCCGGGTTCTCTGCTTATTCTCGCGTAGTTGATTGGCAGCGTTTTAGAGATATTGCAGATGAAGTGGGTGCTTACCTGTTTGTTGATATGGCCCACGTTGCCGGCCTGATAGCTGCAGGCGTATACCCAAGCCCTGTTAATATTGCTGATGTCACCACAACCACCACGCACAAAACACTGGGTGGGCCACGTGGAGGTCTGATTTTAGCCAAAGCTGATGAAGCGCTGGAGAAAAAGCTGAACTTTGCCGTGTTCCCTGAAAGCCAGGGCGGCCCGCTAATGCATGTGATTGCAGCTAAAGCCGTTTGCTTCAAAGAAGCGATGTCAGATGAGTTTAAGGCTTACCAACAGCAAGTTGCCAACAATGCCAAGGCCATGGTTTCAGTGTTTATGGATCGTGGTATTGATATCGTATCTAACGGTACCGACGATCACTTGTTCCTGGTTGACCTGATCAGCAAGGATATCACTGGTAAAGATGCCGATGCCGCATTGGGCCGTGCCAATATCACTGTTAACAAAAACGCGGTTCCAAATGACCCACGATCACCTTTTGTAACCAGCGGTCTTCGTATAGGGACTCCTGCTGTAACGCGCAGAGGTTTTAAGGAAGCTGAGGTTAGCGATCTGGCGGGATGGATTTGTGACATTCTGGATGACATCAATAACGAAGAGGTTATTGCTAGCACCAAAGAAAAAGTGACCGCACTTTGCGCTAAGTACCCCGTATACGCGGGCTAA
- the nrdR gene encoding transcriptional regulator NrdR, whose protein sequence is MHCPFCSAEDTKVIDSRLVAGGDQVRRRRECLSCHERFTTYESAELVMPRLVKHDGSRQPFDEEKLRAGFIKALEKRPVSTEEIEQSINRIKHRLRATGERELKSMVVGEEVMTELRKLDEVAYVRFASVYRSFQDLNEFKEEIDRLSNKGQDA, encoded by the coding sequence ATGCATTGCCCATTTTGTAGTGCAGAAGATACTAAGGTTATCGATTCTCGATTGGTAGCTGGAGGTGATCAGGTTAGACGTCGCCGTGAATGCCTCTCATGTCATGAGCGCTTTACCACCTATGAATCTGCCGAACTGGTTATGCCCCGTTTGGTTAAGCACGATGGCTCGCGACAGCCTTTTGATGAAGAAAAGCTTAGAGCAGGTTTTATTAAAGCGCTTGAGAAACGGCCGGTTAGCACTGAAGAAATTGAGCAGTCGATAAACCGAATTAAACATCGTCTGCGTGCTACGGGTGAGAGAGAGCTGAAGTCAATGGTCGTGGGTGAAGAGGTTATGACAGAGCTGCGCAAGCTGGATGAAGTGGCTTACGTGCGTTTTGCCTCTGTCTACAGAAGTTTTCAAGACCTGAATGAATTCAAGGAAGAGATCGACCGTCTTTCAAATAAGGGTCAGGATGCCTGA
- the ribD gene encoding bifunctional diaminohydroxyphosphoribosylaminopyrimidine deaminase/5-amino-6-(5-phosphoribosylamino)uracil reductase RibD — MNTQDRIYMAEAIQLANKGLYTTEPNPRVGCVIVKDGKIVGRGWHEKAGEAHAEVNALNDAGGDAEGATAYVTLEPCSHFGKTPPCAKALIDAKIKRVVAAMQDPNPLVAGSGFDMLREAGIDVESGLLKSEAEALNPGFVKRMQTGLPLVRVKLGMSVDGRTAMASGESQWITAGPARQDVQRLRARSSAIITGSGTLNSDNPSLTVRAGELGLDNAEEVAKRQPLRVVVDSEGDITSEAKLLQLSGKTVIAMASNKGIDDELGNSDQISFKSFSGESGRVDLKLLLSWLAAQGCNEVLVEAGATLAGAFVAQQLVDELWIYMAPKLMGSKARPLLGLPLDRMSQHIPMTHIDSRVIGDDIRLIYRLEPEL, encoded by the coding sequence ATGAATACTCAAGATCGAATATATATGGCTGAAGCGATTCAGCTTGCTAACAAGGGGCTCTATACCACCGAACCTAACCCGCGTGTTGGTTGTGTTATCGTTAAAGATGGCAAAATCGTTGGGCGGGGATGGCATGAGAAGGCAGGGGAGGCGCATGCAGAAGTTAACGCGCTCAATGATGCAGGTGGCGATGCCGAAGGAGCGACGGCTTACGTAACTTTGGAACCATGTAGTCACTTTGGCAAGACTCCCCCGTGTGCGAAAGCACTGATAGATGCAAAAATAAAAAGGGTTGTTGCCGCTATGCAAGACCCTAATCCGCTGGTAGCGGGAAGCGGTTTTGATATGCTCCGTGAGGCGGGAATTGATGTCGAGTCAGGGCTGCTTAAATCAGAGGCTGAAGCGTTAAATCCCGGGTTTGTTAAAAGAATGCAGACCGGATTGCCGCTCGTTCGTGTAAAACTGGGAATGAGTGTTGACGGTAGAACCGCGATGGCGTCTGGTGAAAGTCAGTGGATTACCGCAGGCCCTGCCAGGCAGGATGTTCAGCGCTTACGCGCACGTAGTTCTGCAATCATTACAGGGTCCGGCACACTTAACTCTGACAACCCCTCGCTGACAGTGAGGGCTGGGGAGCTTGGTTTGGATAATGCCGAAGAGGTTGCTAAGCGACAGCCACTCCGGGTGGTAGTCGACTCCGAAGGTGATATCACCTCTGAAGCCAAGTTGTTACAACTCTCCGGCAAAACCGTTATTGCGATGGCCTCTAACAAGGGGATTGATGACGAACTGGGCAACTCGGACCAGATATCGTTTAAGTCGTTTTCTGGAGAGAGTGGCCGTGTTGACCTTAAGCTGTTGTTGAGTTGGTTGGCTGCCCAAGGGTGTAACGAGGTCTTGGTGGAGGCGGGAGCAACATTGGCCGGTGCTTTTGTTGCTCAGCAGCTGGTAGATGAGTTATGGATTTACATGGCCCCGAAACTAATGGGAAGCAAGGCTCGTCCGTTGTTGGGGCTGCCTCTTGATCGAATGTCTCAGCATATACCTATGACTCATATTGACAGTCGTGTGATTGGGGATGACATCCGGCTAATTTACCGGCTAGAGCCGGAGCTTTAG